TATCTCCCGGGTTAAGATATAAAAAACATACACAATACTCTTTGAGAAAACAGATCTTTCAATATATCTTCCTTTAAATAATTACATCTGTCACGCGTAATACTTCTtcaaattaaatacattccaagGTGTTTTTAGAGAATGTCCCTGGGCATCTTCTAGATAAAGAGATCCAGAGCTAACTCTCCGGGTGATTTTATAAGGTCCTTCCCATCGAGCTTCCAGCTTCCCAACTTCCCCAACTGGATTGACTTTCTTCATGACCAGATCCCCCACTTGGAAGTCTCGGATTCGGACCCTCTTGTTATAAGATTTCATAACCCGGCCCCGGTACGCTTCCATTCGGATCAACGCACGATCTCTTTTTTCCTCTACCAAGTCCAACTCTATGGCCCGGCTTTGATCATTATTATCCGagtaagattctacccgggaCGAGGTCTGCCCTATTTCAACTGGAAGGACTGCTTCAGAACCGTATACCAAGTTGAAGggagtttcttgagtaggtgcGCGGGGGATGTTCTGTATGCCCAGAGAACACTGGGTAATTCTTCCACCAGTCTTTTCCTTTGCCTTGCAGCCTGGTTTTCAGtgcttgtacaataattctattTACAACTTCTGTTTGGCCATTAGCTTGAGGATAGGCAACTGAGTTGAAAGACTAAGTGATCTTCATTTCCCGGCACCAAGATGTAATTTCTTTGTCCTGAAACTGTCTTCCATTATCTGAGATCAGTCTTCTGGGTACTCCAAACCGGCATACTATGTTcttcaataaaaatatcaaaacttCCTGCTCAGTGATCTTGGCCAAGGGCTCAGCTTCCACCCATTTAGAAAAATAATCTACAGCCACCTGTAAGAATTTCTTCTGAGCCCGGGCAATTGGGAATGGACCCACAATATCCATGCCCCATTGATCAAATGGGCAAGATGCCCAAATAGGCTTCATAAGAGTGGCCGGGCTATGTTGAAAATTAGAATGATGTTGACACCCCTCACAAGTCTGGACCACTCGAGCGGAATCTTGGCTAAGAGTTGGCCACCAGAACCCGGAAAGCATTGTCTTCCAGGCCAAAGATATCCCTCCGAGATGCTCGGCAAAACatccttcatgaatctctcggaGGACATAATCCACTTCTCCCTCAGATAAGCATTTTAATAGTGGTCCTTGGAATGATCTCCTGTATAAGacattatttaagagaacaaacctgggagCTTGTCTCTTAATCTTCTGAGCTCGGGCTTTGTCTTCGGGTAATTCATTGTTCAGAATGAACTTTATCAGAGGTATCATCCAGGAGTCTTCGGGTATtggtaatatttcttcctcggcAGAAAGGACCAACCGGGAAACATGCAGAACTTCCCGGGTGCAGACCTCTGACAAAGAAGCATCCATTTTCGCTAGAGCATCTGCCTCTCTATTCTCATCCCGATGTATttgttcaatactccaatccacAAAGATTTATGCTTGGGCTTGAATGAGTTGTAAATATTTGAGCATCCTACCATCCTTAGCTTCATAAACGCCCTTTATCTGTTGAGTGATTAGATGTGAATCAGGGTACAGAATAATTTGGGATGCTCCAACCTCCCGAGCAGCTCGGATACCAGCAAGGACAGCTTCGTACTCGGCCTCGTTATTGGTTACCTGGGAATCAATCCTTAGTGCCATTTTAATCCTTTCTCCCGGGGGGGATATTATCACAACCCCTACCCCACACCCAGCAAGACTAGACACCCCATCCACAAAAACTCTCCATACTTCTTCTTCCTCAGGTTGAACCATTTCAGATAAGAAATCTGATAAGACTTGCGCTTTGATAGCAACCGGGGGCTTGTATTCAATGTCTTACTCTTCCAACTCCATTGTCCACTTGATCATCCGCCCGGATACTTCTAAGTGAGTCATGATCCTGCCAAGAGGACTATTGGTAAGAACAATGATTTGATGTGACAGAAAGTAAGGTCGCAGCTTCCGGGCGGTCATGATCAAGGCCAAAGCAATCTTCTCTATTTCACTGTAACGGAGCTCGGGGCCTCTTagagcatggctgacataaTAGACATGCTTTTGATCAGAGCCTTCTTCTTTTATCAGAACTGAGCTGACAGCATACTCCATAGTAGATAGATAAACGAATAGTTTCTCCCCGGGCTCCGGTTTCACCAATACAGGGAGATCTGCAAGATGGATCTTCAAGTCCTGGAAGGTCTGTTCACACTTTTCATCCCACCCGAATTGTTGTGCCTTCCTTAGGACCTGAAAGAAAGGTTAACTCCTATGTGCTGACCGAGATATAAATCAAGACAAGGAAGCAATCCTCCCGATCAGCTTCTGCACTTCTTTGACAGATCGGGGAGATGGCATGCACAACACGGACTTGACTTTTTCCTGATTTACCTCAATCCCTCGGTCTCTCACTATGAAACCCAAAAACTTGCCACTCTTTACACCAAAAATGCATTTGGCAGGGTTGAGCTTTATCCCGTAATGCATCAGAGTGACAAAGGTTTCCTTCAAATCAGCGATGAAGTCCGCAACCTCTTTAGACTTGTCCAAAATATCGTCTACATACACCTCCACATTCCTGCCCATTTGCTTCTCAAAGACTTTGTTCATGAGACGCTGGTAAGTGGCCCCTGCATTTTTCAACCCGAAATGCATTACAACataacaaaatgtacctcccgaggtgatgaagctggctttgTCTTGATCACTCTTGGCCAGGGGGCTTTGATGATACCCCTGGTAAGCATCCATGAAACTCAGGAGTTCAAAGACCGAGATGGAGTCCACCAGTTGATCAATCCGGGGCAGGGGATAATGGTCTTTTGGGCAACCGTTTTTGAGATCTCGGAAATCCACGCACATTCTTCACTTTCCCGTGGACTTAGGCACCAACACCACATTCGAAAGCCATGTAGGAAATTGAATTTTCCGAATGTGGCCGGCCTTCAACAAATCTTTCACCTGTTCATCAATAACTTTGTCCTTTTCAGAACCAAAGTGCCTCTTCTTTTGCTTCACCGGGTGAGATCCCGGGAGAATATTCAGTTGATGCTCCGATATCAGGGGTGAGATCCCCGTCAATTCCTGTTGGAACCAGGCAAACACATGAATATTAGCTTTCAAACAGTTAATCAAACTAACCCGGGTGGATGCACTGAGGTCCCGAGCCACCCGGATTTGCTGGCCTGGCCCGACTCCTATCACCTCCTGCTCTTCCTCAGCCACAAAATGTACTTCCCCCTTTTCCACTACTCCCCCTCCCACTTCATCAACCCTTGCTTTCTTTCCTTCCCTCCTGGTTTTGCTCTAATAAGCCCGAACTGCTTCCACATAGCATTTTCGGGAAGAAGGTTGATTTCCCCGGACTTCTCCTACCCGGGCTCCTACAGGAAATTTGATCTTTTGGTGGTAGGTGGATGCCACGGCCTTCAATTCGTTCATAGTCGGCCTCCCCAGAATGATGTTGTATGATGATGGGGAGTCCACCACCGTGAAAGAGGCCAACACCGTCTTTTTAAGATCTGTGGAGCCCAATGTCAGTGGCAGGAAAATCTTCCCTTCAAGGTAAACCACATGGCCAGCAAAGCCAAAAAGGGCAGTCTCTATAGATTCCAAATGATAACCCTGCAAATCCATATGTACAAAGGCATCTTTAAAGATAACATTAACAGAGCTTCCCGAGTCCACGAAGACTCtcaaaatatcataattggCTACCCGGACTTGGATAACCAGGGCGTCATTATGGGGTAGATTTACCCCTTTTAAATCTTCCGGGCCGAAACTGATCACCGCCTCATTTCTCCTCACCCCCTCCACTTCTATACAATCCCTCCTACTCCTTGATTTCCTCGCCCGATTGGAGTCTCCATCAGTGGAGCCTCctgatatcattttaatcaaCCCCATTGCAGGGGGCGAATTCTTCTTTATCTCGGGCTCGGGCTCACTCCTTCTCTCAGGCTCACTTCTCAGACTACTTCTTAAACCTCCTCCTCGGGCACTGGACCCTTGCTGCCGAGATGTCCATGGAGGCAATCTCGGTCTCTTGTTGGCTTGACTAGGTCCCAGGACAGAAGGTAAGACATAGTCTCCTTTCAATGTTTTGCAGTCCTCAGTGTTGTGATAACATACTTTGTGGAGAGTGCAAAATCCTCTCTTCTCAGGTCGGGATATTTGATAATCCGGGGTCAGATCTCTACTGCATTTCTGAACCTCCCTCTCCCGGGCAATCTTTAGAGGCACATGGTGAGAAAAGTGCCCTGGATTACCCATCCTCTGTCCTTTCTCCTCGGGCTTAGACAGCCGGCCCCCTCTCTCCTTCCTTACGGCCTCCCTCTTCTGCTTCTGGGCTTCCTCCataatgatatatttttctgcCCGGGATAATAAGTCCTCGAAGTCCCCAGGCACTTTCTTGGTCAGTGATTTGAAAAATTCACCCTCCCTCAAGCCTTGGGTGAATGCAGTAGTTTTTGTCTCAGTGGCACAAGTAAGAACATCCAGAGCCACTCTATTGAATCTTCTTATGTAAGCCCTTAAACTCTCCTCCGGGCTCTGTTTTACCTCAAAAAGACTAAAAGAAGTCTTCTTATACTTCTTGCTACTGCTGAAatggtgtgagaacaccttctgAAAGTCTTTGAAAGAATGGATGCTTTGATGAGCCAATCCCTCGAACCATCTCTAAGCAGAATCTACCAATGTTGTCAAGAACACCTTACACTTGATTCGATCAGTGTAACAGTGTAACATGGCCATATTCTCAAACCTGGCCAGGTGTTCTTCGGGATCTGCATTGCCATCGTAATCCTTTATTTTGGCAGATTTGAAGTTCCCGGGAAGGGGCTCCCGGACAATAATATCAGCAAATGGGCATCCTTTGGCGATTACCCGGGAAGTACTCCGGCTCTCCAACTGCCCTTCCAAGACCTTCATCTTTTGCCTTAGTTCCAACAATTCTTCCGCTTCAGTTGGAGATTTTGACCCGGCACTAGACTCACCATCCTCCTCTCTTACTTCCTCCTCTTCCCTCCTTCCTTGATCCTGCTCCTGTTCTTTCTCTTCTCTTGGAGGAGTGGCCTGGCGTGAATGATCTCTACGGGCCATAGCCTTATCCACCGCTTCAGAGATCATTCTAGCCAGATCCTCCGGGACGTGGTAATAAGATTGGGTCCTGTGGGAGGAACACCACCACCTTGTCCCGAAGTACGCGCATTATCCCCATGAACCCGGGAATTATTCTGGCTATTTCTTCGTGTatgagccatatcaacgtcttagTCTcgatttcccacagacggcgccaatgatgcaatctcgctgaaatggatgagctgggtaaggagctccaacggatcgaatcaataatttttagtgtttgggaatttgagtgaagataatggctgcaACAACACCTGCAATTAAGAAAAGAACTCGTAAAGGGGCGCCGGAGGGGTTTCCGGCGTAGCCACTCGATGCTAAAGTCAGCCAGTTATCAGATGAACAgaagcaatatttgagaggaaatatgtaagtgcttgAAAGTTTAAAGAATTCAGAATCCTTTAAATGGGAAATATACCtgttatttatagtagaaaatgggaTATGTACCTCGATTCTTGCGCCACCTATTAAGTATGacaagtcggctgcccatacttgtagcttctgatgacttctaggacactccaagaccaagtggttctgacagaTTTAGACAGCTtgtatcaatcacactcgagtgtggtgcaattctcgaggtggcccgggtggTAAGGTAACCGGGCATTTGCTTGAGGGCCCGGTCTATAATGCTGATTGCCCGAGAAGAGAAGAAGTTCCCGGGTCTTGAGGAAAGTGTCCAGCCTATTGGCTCTGATTTGAGCTATCCGAGTAATAAGTcgggttaatgatgacccgGATCCTTATGGGGTATCACCACTCCATTTTGGGGGAAATCTAATTTCAAGATTATATTTCTCATCAAGCacgattttatgaaattttgaagGGTGGAAATCAAAACCCATTTTTGGgttaaacataataataattaatttctacttttaattttatttaagaaaaaaaattaaaaaaaagaagttGATTTTGTATTTTCTGATTTTGTTGAAATGAAGATACCAACCATAATATGTAAGGGGAAAAAAGGTTTTTGAAGTATATTTGATATCGAAATTCAAAGATATTTAATTTCTCActgattttaaataaataaaagagcAACCCAGCCCATTTCTGGCATAATCATTGATCGATCTAACGTGACTGTCGTAATCTTTGGATCATAACAATCGCCTTTTATAGCGATTGAAATCTAATCATATGCTTTATTAGGGAAACATATTACCTTACATTTACCAGCGATATTTTCAGTGTTAGTTGGTGCAAAGTTACAGTATTGTACCGTATGGTATAAAAATGTAGCAACGGTATCTTCATgatttgtatttatttatttttgtttccaTTTATTAATTGttgattataatttttatggttttgttttatttgtttgtaatttttttaatgtattgtattttaagtttaataatAACTTCATTATATTATTTCGTAATTTTAcctttttaaaaattatctttatttatttaataaataattaaattattttttgttttattattgCATATTTAATTGCTTACAATAAGcaaattttaattagttaacatGTTATATAACAacgaaaaatataaaaaaagttATTATACATACgatgtaattttttaatttattaagtgaatttcaaaaattagtattttttttaaaaattaattaataacttaaattaattaattgtttaaatCAATTTCATTATAGAAATtaattatagataaaattaatgtattgatattttaattaagttaataaatattttgtcgAATAATTATTTGTTGTAAATAAAAACTAGAATATTTTGAAAACATTCCTATGAGTTCGGAGTTGATGAATTGGACATAGGTTTTATATTTGGTGTAAGAATTACACTATCTTGAAGTTAGTGTTACATAAAGATAACGTGATAGGTTGCAGATAACCTCATGATAATAATTCAATAAACCCAAGGATATACACAAACTAGACCTCTTAGTTTTGTAATCACAGTTACTCTTTGATTCATAAGATGAGACAATGTATGACATAGaaatgataaatatatataacaataatGATTTATCATGCGACGACCCAATACTTAAAATAATGCTATTATAATATTtgcagaaaaattaaataatttttattatataatttattataagcataactcatgaaataaaataacgGTCGCCGAACttcttaaaaataaagttaATAATAAAACTTCAACATTTGAATATCACAATTATAAAAATCTCAATTTAACGTGCATAATAAAAATGTCGTGAactacaaggtcctcgggtttataCTGCTACTATTCTAATCCTACTCACTGGTcaccacctctcgtctcctcatctgcatcaatcaagtctagtgagtctaaagactcaacaaacaCAAAttatgaataacaagtaatacgtaataaaaattcatgcaatttAAAAATAGCTCGTACATAGCATAGTATGAGTATAAATATGTATAACGTGACTTTCttgcataaatattttcataaaaatcatatattcatGCTCGTCATACATAATCGTAATAATAAATAGAGTTTTGTTCAGTGCAAatggcccataacataaatcgtttGATCAAACTAATCACAATGCTTGGCCGACAGGGATCCATatagcccttggactggatgtcaaCTCCCTAACATAACATAGTTCCCCCGAAGAggttggagaggtccccggacacaTTCTCTGACTTTCAAACCCGTAAACATTTTTGGCCACTGATAAATCGCATacctaaaaaataattattttgcaccTCATATAAACTTACAAACATCGTAGATCTCGTTGGATCATCCCCGGACATGCTGCCACAACATCCTCAAATAATAACTAAAACAGCCTCCTAAACATGCATTCGGACATGTGCGATTCTTGATTTAAATATAACCACTTAGGACGTACCAATCGACTCGAGACTCGACCCACACGTGAACCACATTCCAACATACTGTCGAAgcactacaacaacaaaaacgcTAAATCCGTTGTCGTTGGCTATGAAAAACCGTTGCTAGTTATGATATACAGTCGCTAGGTATATCTTTAATGACGGTTTTTTACTAAGATGTAGCTAATGAGTGACGATTTACTAATTAACGACGGTTGAGACAAAATCTGTCActaattttttaagtaaaataaaaaaattaattttataatttaataaatctacaaaaaaaacttacaatctgactaagataataatattcatgatcttaactaatACTTAGAAATTTACCAATAATTGAAGCGAAAAAACTTACCCTatatcgaaactaaaatcgtctaagagagaaaaatttatcgTAGATGTTGAcggtgtggaggaaaatggatCGAAAACGCGAGTATTTATAAACAATTTgcgataaaccgtcgctattaagaaaaaactgtcgctattagcgacgattgtttattaaactgtcgctattagTGACGGCTGTTTtaataaaatcgtcgctaaatattCTCTAAAACCTTCGCTAATCAACAACTAAAAACATGCTAATCCACCAAGGTTTTCTAAAATCGTTCTCATTTGTCCAAAAAATACGTTAATCGACAATGGTTTTCGGTTTTAACAAAACCG
The Primulina tabacum isolate GXHZ01 chromosome 9, ASM2559414v2, whole genome shotgun sequence DNA segment above includes these coding regions:
- the LOC142556929 gene encoding uncharacterized protein LOC142556929; translation: MVQPEEEEVWRVFVDGVSSLAGCGVGVVIISPPGERIKMALRIDSQVTNNEAEYEAVLAGIRAAREVGASQIILYPDSHLITQQIKGVYEAKDGRMLKYLQLIQAQA